The Nitrospirota bacterium genome includes a region encoding these proteins:
- the tuf gene encoding elongation factor Tu (EF-Tu; promotes GTP-dependent binding of aminoacyl-tRNA to the A-site of ribosomes during protein biosynthesis; when the tRNA anticodon matches the mRNA codon, GTP hydrolysis results; the inactive EF-Tu-GDP leaves the ribosome and release of GDP is promoted by elongation factor Ts; many prokaryotes have two copies of the gene encoding EF-Tu): EMVMPGDNMTCSVELITPIAMDQGLRFAIREGGRTVGAGVITQVIE, encoded by the coding sequence GAGATGGTGATGCCGGGCGACAACATGACCTGCAGCGTGGAGCTGATCACGCCGATCGCGATGGACCAGGGCCTTCGGTTCGCGATCCGCGAGGGCGGCCGGACCGTCGGCGCAGGCGTTATCACCCAGGTGATCGAGTAA
- the rpmG gene encoding 50S ribosomal protein L33: protein MREIVLLACGECKRKNYSTTKNKRNTPDKLNLDKYCRFCRKHTTHKETKA, encoded by the coding sequence ATGCGGGAAATCGTACTGCTCGCTTGCGGCGAATGCAAGCGGAAGAACTATTCAACGACCAAGAACAAGCGCAACACGCCGGACAAGCTGAACCTGGACAAGTACTGCCGTTTCTGCCGGAAGCACACGACGCACAAGGAAACCAAGGCGTAA